The following proteins are co-located in the Wenzhouxiangella marina genome:
- the nrdR gene encoding transcriptional regulator NrdR, giving the protein MWCPFCNHTDTRVVDSRLTSDGFQIRRRRECAECGARFNTYETPALKAPNLIKSDGSREAFSEDKLRGGMLKALEKRPVETQEVERSIRKLVRQIRTLEEPEISSQQIGDWVAGELARLDQVAYVRFASVYRRFEDVQAFREEIERLEREHPGTIDRRQISLLEERADKDD; this is encoded by the coding sequence ATGTGGTGTCCATTCTGCAACCACACCGACACCCGGGTGGTGGATTCCCGGCTGACCTCCGACGGATTTCAGATCCGTCGGCGTCGCGAGTGCGCCGAATGCGGCGCCCGTTTCAACACCTATGAGACGCCCGCGCTCAAGGCCCCCAACCTGATCAAGTCCGACGGTTCGAGGGAAGCCTTCAGCGAGGACAAGCTGCGCGGCGGCATGCTGAAGGCACTGGAAAAGCGGCCCGTCGAGACGCAGGAAGTGGAGCGCTCGATCCGCAAGCTGGTCCGCCAGATCCGCACCCTGGAAGAGCCCGAGATTTCCAGCCAGCAGATCGGCGACTGGGTGGCCGGCGAGCTGGCTCGCCTCGATCAGGTGGCCTACGTGCGCTTCGCCTCGGTCTATCGTCGCTTCGAGGACGTCCAGGCCTTCCGTGAGGAGATCGAACGGCTCGAGCGGGAACACCCCGGCACCATCGACCGGCGCCAGATTTCCCTGCTGGAAGAGCGGGCAGACAAGGACGACTGA
- the glyA gene encoding serine hydroxymethyltransferase has protein sequence MFDDKYTIAGFDPELAKAIEAEEQRQEDHIELIASENYASPRVMEAQGSVLTNKYAEGYPGRRYYGGCEFVDIAEELAIERAKALFGASYANVQPHSGSQANQAVFHALLQPGDTILGMDLSEGGHLTHGAKVNVSGKLYHAVHYGLDRATGQIDYVRMAELAEEHRPKLLIGGFSAYSRVVDWARMREIADSVGAWFLVDMAHVAGLIAAGVYPNPVPHAHAVTSTTHKTLRGPRGGIILSSVDDEALTKKFNSLVFPGCQGGPLMHVIAAKAVAFKEALEPEFKAYQQRVIDNARAMAATVLERGYKVVSGGTDNHLFLIDLIDADITGKDAEEALGRANITVNKNTVPGEPRSPFVTSGLRIGTPAVTTRGFLPEDCARLAGLICDVLDHMGDESVIERSRASALELCRQYPVYRAA, from the coding sequence GTGTTCGACGACAAATACACCATCGCAGGATTCGATCCGGAGCTGGCCAAGGCGATCGAAGCCGAGGAGCAGCGCCAGGAAGATCACATCGAGCTGATTGCCTCGGAGAACTACGCCAGCCCCCGGGTGATGGAGGCGCAGGGCTCGGTGCTGACCAACAAGTACGCGGAAGGCTACCCTGGCCGTCGCTACTACGGTGGCTGCGAGTTCGTCGATATCGCCGAGGAGCTGGCCATCGAGCGCGCCAAGGCCCTGTTCGGGGCGAGCTATGCCAACGTCCAGCCGCACTCGGGCTCGCAGGCCAACCAGGCGGTGTTTCACGCCCTGCTTCAGCCGGGCGATACGATCCTCGGCATGGATCTGTCCGAAGGCGGGCATCTGACCCACGGCGCCAAGGTCAATGTCTCGGGCAAGCTCTACCATGCCGTGCACTACGGCCTCGATCGGGCCACCGGGCAGATCGACTACGTCCGCATGGCCGAGCTGGCCGAGGAACATCGTCCGAAGCTGCTGATCGGCGGTTTTTCGGCCTATTCGCGGGTGGTCGACTGGGCACGCATGCGCGAGATCGCCGATTCGGTCGGCGCCTGGTTCCTGGTCGACATGGCCCATGTGGCGGGCCTGATCGCCGCGGGCGTGTATCCGAACCCGGTGCCGCACGCGCACGCCGTCACCTCGACCACGCACAAGACCCTGCGCGGCCCGCGTGGCGGGATCATCCTGTCTTCCGTTGACGACGAGGCGCTGACCAAGAAATTCAATTCCCTGGTCTTCCCAGGTTGTCAGGGCGGGCCGCTGATGCACGTCATCGCAGCGAAGGCGGTGGCCTTCAAGGAAGCCCTGGAGCCGGAGTTCAAGGCCTACCAGCAGCGCGTCATCGACAATGCCCGGGCGATGGCGGCCACGGTGCTGGAACGCGGCTACAAGGTGGTGTCCGGAGGGACCGACAATCACCTGTTCCTGATCGATCTGATCGATGCCGATATCACCGGCAAGGACGCCGAGGAAGCGCTCGGGCGTGCCAATATCACGGTCAACAAGAACACCGTGCCGGGCGAGCCGCGCTCGCCCTTCGTGACGTCCGGGCTTCGTATCGGGACCCCGGCGGTGACCACGCGAGGATTCCTGCCGGAGGACTGCGCGCGCCTGGCCGGCCTGATCTGCGACGTGCTCGATCACATGGGCGACGAGTCGGTCATCGAGCGGAGCCGCGCCTCGGCGCTCGAGCTGTGTCGCCAGTATCCGGTCTACCGTGCAGCCTGA
- a CDS encoding roadblock/LC7 domain-containing protein — protein MDIKTVSQGAKASEIRSILRKLMSQGEKGVRAAAAISSDGLVIASVLQQGVDPDRFAAMSASLLALAERAIEETQRGTMRQLLIEGTNGAVLLVQAGDDAVLAVSTDPGALIGKIFLEARRAASELRLSLESA, from the coding sequence ATGGATATCAAGACTGTGTCGCAAGGGGCCAAGGCCTCGGAGATTCGCTCCATCCTTCGCAAGCTGATGAGCCAGGGTGAGAAGGGGGTCAGAGCGGCGGCGGCCATCAGCAGCGATGGATTGGTGATCGCATCGGTGCTTCAGCAGGGCGTGGATCCGGATCGCTTCGCCGCGATGTCCGCCTCCCTGCTGGCGTTGGCCGAACGTGCCATCGAGGAAACCCAGCGTGGCACGATGCGTCAGCTGCTGATCGAAGGAACGAATGGGGCCGTGTTGCTGGTCCAGGCCGGGGACGATGCGGTGCTGGCCGTATCGACCGACCCGGGCGCCCTGATCGGCAAGATCTTCCTGGAGGCTCGACGGGCTGCCTCGGAGCTGCGACTCAGTCTTGAGTCTGCCTGA
- a CDS encoding ATP-binding cassette domain-containing protein, with protein MSNKASSIGEQPLWLQGFGVGYGDRVVLAEVDLELSGAGLHALMGPTGVGKSTLLRAICGIAQQSGSFKTWGEMRYLGLIAGQAGWPSLVAQDARLFVSTVRENLLHGLNERHQLDRRQQTRQVLDLLAQMDCEWLESFLNTPVLELELYAQRVVAILRQVLGEPVLLCVDEPTVGLDEDGSTLVMDLLKRWSTTHCVLLASHHQAQIRRHADWVGMLVSGRIVEWESSERFFDGPASEAGREFVDRGTCNSPRPDAAAEELDESCPPLPPLPEPARKAMSAWAGPNGFAWLDKGRLAGTPRPGVVNDLEDDLDALQRVGVTRLLTLLEEPLDFDEALAERGIQARHVPIDDMTAPTNLQAIGFCQQIDQWLNEQEVVAVHCHAGHGRTGTALAAWRIWRGDSAAEAIDGVRKIERRWIQSLEQVQFLERFEEFLQERRNG; from the coding sequence ATGTCGAACAAGGCATCGTCCATCGGAGAGCAGCCCCTGTGGTTGCAAGGTTTCGGCGTTGGCTATGGCGACCGAGTGGTCCTGGCCGAAGTCGACCTGGAGCTGTCCGGCGCCGGCCTGCATGCGCTGATGGGGCCGACCGGCGTCGGCAAGTCCACTTTGCTTCGAGCCATCTGCGGAATCGCGCAGCAGAGCGGCAGCTTCAAGACCTGGGGGGAGATGCGTTATCTGGGCTTGATCGCCGGCCAGGCCGGGTGGCCGAGCCTGGTCGCTCAGGACGCTCGCCTGTTCGTTTCGACGGTTCGGGAAAACCTGCTGCACGGCCTGAATGAACGACATCAGCTTGATCGAAGGCAACAGACGCGGCAGGTGCTGGACTTGCTCGCGCAAATGGATTGCGAATGGTTGGAATCCTTTCTGAATACGCCCGTACTTGAACTGGAGCTCTATGCCCAGCGTGTGGTGGCGATTCTGCGCCAGGTGCTTGGCGAGCCGGTATTGCTCTGTGTCGATGAGCCCACGGTGGGCCTGGACGAGGATGGTTCCACGCTCGTGATGGACCTGCTCAAGCGCTGGTCGACGACCCATTGTGTGCTGCTTGCGTCGCACCATCAGGCGCAGATCCGTCGCCATGCGGATTGGGTGGGCATGCTGGTGTCCGGACGAATCGTCGAATGGGAAAGTTCCGAGCGCTTCTTCGACGGGCCTGCGTCCGAGGCCGGTCGCGAGTTCGTCGATCGCGGGACCTGCAACAGCCCGAGACCGGATGCGGCTGCCGAGGAACTCGACGAGTCCTGCCCACCCTTGCCTCCCTTGCCCGAGCCGGCCCGCAAGGCGATGAGTGCCTGGGCGGGTCCCAACGGCTTTGCCTGGCTGGACAAGGGGCGCCTGGCGGGAACGCCTCGTCCCGGCGTGGTCAACGATCTCGAAGACGATCTGGACGCCCTTCAGCGCGTCGGCGTCACGCGCTTGCTGACCCTGCTCGAAGAGCCACTCGACTTCGATGAGGCCTTGGCAGAACGCGGTATTCAGGCCCGACACGTTCCAATCGATGACATGACGGCACCGACCAATCTGCAGGCCATCGGTTTCTGTCAGCAGATCGATCAGTGGCTGAATGAACAAGAGGTCGTGGCGGTGCACTGCCATGCCGGGCACGGGCGCACCGGGACCGCTCTGGCCGCCTGGCGCATCTGGCGCGGTGACTCCGCAGCCGAAGCGATCGACGGCGTTCGAAAGATCGAGCGGCGATGGATTCAATCCCTCGAACAGGTCCAGTTTCTGGAGCGCTTCGAGGAGTTCCTGCAAGAACGAAGAAATGGATAG
- a CDS encoding GTP-binding protein, which yields MRGQLDRILFAGPVGAGKTSAIAAVSDSPVSRTEAGASDEVRERKAQTTVAMDYGTLDIDDRTTIQLIGAPGQERFSFMWDILAERAIGLVLLLDHARPDPLGDLEFYLKAFRSLMDRAGSGTVVGITRCDLSEAVDLEPYRLALQEEGLSLPVFEVDARERDDVKVALLALVAELHPMVHRHHSR from the coding sequence ATGCGTGGCCAACTCGATCGCATTCTGTTCGCCGGTCCCGTCGGCGCCGGCAAGACCTCGGCCATCGCTGCCGTCAGTGATAGCCCCGTGTCTCGTACGGAGGCCGGAGCCAGCGATGAGGTCCGGGAGCGCAAGGCGCAGACCACCGTGGCGATGGACTACGGCACGCTGGACATCGATGATCGAACCACGATCCAGCTGATCGGCGCGCCGGGACAGGAACGCTTCAGCTTCATGTGGGACATCCTGGCCGAGCGGGCGATCGGCCTCGTGCTGTTGCTCGATCATGCGCGGCCCGATCCCCTTGGTGACCTCGAGTTCTACCTGAAGGCGTTTCGCTCTCTGATGGATCGGGCGGGGTCGGGCACGGTGGTCGGCATCACGCGCTGTGATCTTTCCGAAGCCGTCGATCTCGAGCCCTATCGCCTTGCCTTGCAGGAAGAAGGTTTGAGTCTGCCCGTTTTCGAAGTCGATGCGCGCGAGCGCGATGATGTGAAAGTGGCGCTGCTGGCGCTGGTGGCCGAGCTGCATCCGATGGTTCATCGACATCATTCCCGCTGA
- a CDS encoding response regulator transcription factor translates to MNTPVVQVSIVLKSDLLAIGLEQSLKSKESHLLNIARHSPPQAIKSIKEGKTDVLILDAQLGRSIAHALPDKPHEPKILLISERQQAGAELPIERRHLCGLMPLQASEEQLMESLDVMIDCDSASICPDACRRCALSKTLSPSPPDLTTRELQIFEYLGQLLSTREITEQLNISPKTVESHCANIKRKLNLSDSRELLQAAIDWKRGDWEDPDNPKEG, encoded by the coding sequence ATGAACACGCCTGTCGTTCAGGTATCCATCGTACTGAAAAGCGATCTACTGGCCATAGGCCTGGAACAATCTCTCAAATCCAAAGAGAGCCATCTCTTGAATATCGCCAGGCACTCCCCGCCGCAGGCGATCAAGAGCATCAAGGAAGGCAAGACGGACGTCCTGATCCTCGACGCACAACTCGGTCGATCCATTGCGCATGCCCTTCCCGACAAGCCACATGAGCCGAAGATCCTGCTGATCTCCGAACGTCAACAGGCCGGCGCCGAGTTGCCCATCGAGCGACGCCATCTCTGCGGTTTGATGCCGCTGCAAGCGAGCGAAGAACAGCTGATGGAATCGCTCGACGTGATGATCGACTGTGACTCTGCATCCATCTGTCCCGACGCCTGTCGTCGCTGCGCTCTCTCAAAGACCCTTTCTCCCTCCCCACCCGACCTGACCACGCGAGAGCTGCAGATCTTCGAGTACCTTGGACAACTTCTGTCGACCCGCGAGATCACCGAGCAGCTGAACATCAGCCCGAAGACCGTCGAGTCCCACTGCGCCAACATCAAGCGCAAGCTGAACCTGTCCGATTCTCGCGAGCTTCTACAGGCCGCCATCGATTGGAAGCGCGGCGACTGGGAGGACCCCGACAATCCGAAGGAAGGATGA
- a CDS encoding alkane 1-monooxygenase has translation MNSIPAQMSAPAAYRDRKRYAWLLSVLYPPLPLYAVGLHHLTGQEAWFLLPLLLTYGLIPLLDYLLGEDAGNPPEAAVPELQADRYYRWLTWLTVPLHLITLVVACAYAVTAGLGLSAFLLLALVTGLASGMAVNTAHEMGHHRHPVDQALSRIALAVPFYGHFTVEHNYGHHKQVATPEDSASARLGETIYGFALREIPGGLKRAWRIERARLARRGRSIFSLHNTILQSNLIALLLQGALIWLLGWPALVFLLVHNLVAWFQLTSANYVEHYGLLRRRLADGRYERCQPHHSWNSNHVMSNLLLFHLERHSDHHAHPGRRYQCLRDFDDVPRLPSGYFGMFLLAYLPPLWFRVMNPRLMELPHVDGELARVNRGN, from the coding sequence ATGAACTCGATTCCCGCCCAGATGAGTGCCCCGGCCGCGTATCGCGACCGCAAGCGCTACGCCTGGCTGCTGTCGGTGTTGTACCCGCCGCTGCCGCTGTACGCGGTCGGCCTGCATCACCTGACTGGCCAGGAGGCCTGGTTTCTGCTGCCGCTGCTGCTGACCTATGGCCTGATTCCGCTGCTCGATTACCTGCTGGGCGAAGATGCCGGCAACCCGCCCGAAGCGGCCGTGCCCGAGCTGCAGGCCGATCGCTACTACCGCTGGCTGACCTGGCTCACCGTGCCCCTGCATCTGATCACGCTCGTCGTGGCCTGCGCGTATGCCGTCACCGCCGGCCTGGGTCTGTCGGCCTTCCTGCTGTTGGCTCTGGTGACCGGGCTGGCGTCGGGAATGGCGGTCAATACGGCCCACGAGATGGGGCATCACCGCCATCCGGTCGACCAGGCCCTGAGTCGGATCGCTCTGGCCGTGCCCTTCTACGGGCATTTCACGGTCGAGCACAACTACGGGCACCACAAGCAGGTGGCCACGCCCGAGGACAGCGCCAGCGCGCGCCTGGGCGAGACGATCTACGGCTTTGCACTGCGCGAGATTCCCGGTGGACTGAAACGCGCCTGGCGGATCGAGCGCGCACGTCTGGCTCGTCGCGGGCGCTCGATCTTCAGCCTGCACAACACGATTCTGCAGTCGAACCTGATCGCGCTGCTGCTCCAGGGGGCGCTGATCTGGCTGTTGGGCTGGCCGGCGCTGGTGTTCCTGCTCGTCCACAACCTGGTCGCCTGGTTCCAGCTGACCAGCGCCAACTACGTCGAGCACTACGGGCTGCTCCGCAGGCGTCTCGCCGATGGTCGCTACGAGCGCTGCCAGCCGCACCACAGCTGGAACAGCAACCACGTCATGTCCAATCTGCTGCTGTTCCACCTCGAGCGCCATTCAGACCATCACGCGCATCCCGGTCGACGCTATCAGTGCCTGCGCGATTTCGACGACGTGCCGCGCTTGCCCAGCGGCTATTTCGGCATGTTCCTGCTGGCCTATCTGCCGCCGCTATGGTTCCGTGTCATGAACCCGCGATTGATGGAGCTACCGCACGTCGATGGTGAACTCGCCCGGGTCAATCGCGGAAATTGA
- a CDS encoding helix-turn-helix domain-containing protein yields the protein MMVISRQSSASPPDPGLPISYVMRFLDLVAREPDERRQLLDLAGLDPARLNGPPLPLSQLLDLLGLLDERLPPGWHAAPAMSLDPAQHGPLGLATISASNLGQALDTLVRFEPVRAPWTCLRLVNESDHRVLVLSQRFPLSGPGERLMEINLLALCALIAPLMGSDAQRLITELPWPAEHQATALREALPGPLITGGKRLALRVPRDCADLPCPLADPELHALMRNRCQRLLRDPEDRPISGQVSLVLLEHGGRNPGLQAVARELGRSSRSLSRHLADEGVDYRQLVDRTRQAIAEDLLRHTRIPLAEIAQQLGYADPSNFNRAFRRWTGCSPGALRRTAAITCMSNTGIS from the coding sequence ATGATGGTCATTTCTCGCCAAAGCTCAGCCTCGCCACCGGATCCGGGCCTGCCGATCAGCTACGTGATGCGCTTTCTGGACCTGGTGGCCCGGGAACCCGACGAGCGTCGACAGCTGCTCGATCTGGCCGGACTCGACCCGGCGCGCCTGAACGGCCCTCCCCTTCCCCTCTCTCAATTACTGGATCTGCTGGGCCTCCTCGACGAACGCCTGCCGCCCGGCTGGCATGCGGCGCCGGCCATGAGCCTGGACCCGGCGCAGCACGGTCCGCTGGGTCTGGCCACGATCAGCGCATCGAATCTGGGCCAGGCGCTCGACACCCTGGTTCGGTTCGAGCCGGTCCGGGCACCCTGGACCTGCCTTCGCCTTGTTAACGAGTCCGACCACCGGGTGCTGGTCCTGTCGCAGCGCTTTCCGCTCTCGGGCCCGGGTGAACGGCTCATGGAAATCAACCTGCTGGCCCTGTGTGCGCTGATCGCTCCCCTGATGGGCTCGGACGCACAGCGCCTGATCACCGAACTGCCCTGGCCGGCCGAGCATCAAGCCACCGCGTTGCGCGAGGCCCTGCCCGGCCCCCTGATCACCGGCGGAAAGCGCCTGGCCCTGCGGGTTCCCCGCGATTGCGCGGACCTTCCCTGCCCGTTGGCCGACCCCGAACTGCACGCCCTGATGCGCAACCGCTGCCAGCGCCTGCTCCGCGATCCCGAAGATCGGCCGATCAGCGGCCAGGTCTCGCTGGTCCTGCTCGAACACGGCGGTCGAAACCCCGGTCTGCAGGCCGTTGCACGGGAACTCGGACGATCGTCACGCAGCCTGAGTCGCCACCTGGCCGACGAAGGCGTGGACTATCGACAGCTCGTCGATCGGACTCGCCAGGCCATCGCCGAGGACCTGCTGCGCCACACCCGCATTCCCCTGGCCGAGATCGCTCAACAGCTCGGCTACGCCGATCCGTCGAACTTCAATCGCGCCTTTCGCCGCTGGACCGGCTGCAGCCCCGGCGCCCTGCGCCGAACCGCAGCAATCACTTGCATGTCCAATACCGGCATTTCATAA
- a CDS encoding DUF1566 domain-containing protein: MTQLRIRTTLTLLLLMAFSTATVAQDSHCQLGIGEDEASTPSDEFELPRDGTVIHVRTDLQWAQCALGQGWSRDSCTGQAESMTWSEAQTAIDELNRTGELGGYTDWRLPTREELETIVEKCREAPAINDDIFPDTPWAGFWTSSLDTEEEGDAWFIGFYYGLTLEYSRDSSYRVRPVRYR; this comes from the coding sequence ATGACACAACTCCGAATTCGAACCACGCTGACGCTGCTCTTGCTGATGGCGTTTTCCACCGCCACCGTCGCTCAAGACAGTCATTGTCAGCTCGGGATCGGTGAGGACGAAGCCAGCACCCCCAGCGACGAATTCGAGCTGCCTCGCGATGGCACCGTGATTCACGTCCGTACCGACCTGCAGTGGGCGCAATGCGCATTGGGTCAGGGTTGGAGTCGCGACAGCTGCACGGGCCAGGCCGAATCGATGACCTGGAGCGAAGCGCAGACTGCAATCGACGAACTCAACCGAACCGGCGAACTGGGTGGCTACACCGACTGGCGGTTGCCGACTCGAGAGGAGCTGGAGACGATCGTGGAGAAGTGTCGGGAAGCACCGGCCATCAATGATGATATCTTTCCCGACACCCCTTGGGCAGGCTTCTGGACGAGCAGCCTGGACACCGAGGAAGAAGGTGACGCCTGGTTCATCGGCTTCTACTATGGGCTGACCCTGGAGTATTCCCGGGACTCCAGCTACCGCGTCCGTCCAGTTCGCTACCGCTGA
- a CDS encoding transcription termination/antitermination NusG family protein — MIDPTSHHQDRHWHAVFCKPRQDARAEEHLLNQGFEIFRPKTRVRRAQPGRRQVLHESMFPRYLFVRLHRGVDDWSTIRSTRGTVGLVRLGLQAPIVPDQVIESLRQRCDDQGVINLAGAIDYQPNELIEITEGPCAGYRALFQARTGDERVIVLLRLLHQERRVELDENSIRRA, encoded by the coding sequence ATGATCGATCCAACTTCGCATCATCAGGACCGGCACTGGCATGCCGTGTTCTGCAAGCCTCGTCAGGATGCCCGCGCGGAGGAGCACCTGCTCAATCAGGGCTTCGAGATCTTCCGACCGAAGACCCGCGTGCGTCGCGCCCAACCGGGCCGCCGTCAGGTCCTGCACGAATCCATGTTTCCCCGCTACCTGTTCGTCCGCCTGCACCGGGGTGTGGACGACTGGAGCACGATCCGATCGACTCGAGGTACCGTGGGTCTGGTCCGGCTGGGCCTGCAGGCGCCGATCGTGCCCGACCAGGTCATCGAAAGCCTGCGTCAGCGATGTGATGATCAGGGCGTCATCAACCTGGCCGGTGCGATCGACTATCAGCCGAACGAGCTTATCGAGATCACCGAGGGCCCCTGCGCCGGCTACCGGGCCCTGTTCCAGGCCAGAACCGGCGATGAACGCGTCATCGTGCTGCTGCGCCTCCTGCATCAGGAACGACGCGTGGAGCTGGACGAAAACAGCATTCGTCGCGCCTGA
- a CDS encoding phosphomannomutase/phosphoglucomutase yields the protein MKTLEHSPFKAYDLRGRVPESLNSERAQAIGRAYARIIGPTGPVVIGRDMRLSSPELAQALTEGLNQAGTDTIDIGLCGTELVYHAASRPGMGGGIMITASHNPADYNGMKMVREQAIPISADTGLKDIEHAVAEGLPAADVEAGTTGQEDVLDQYVARMLGQIEADRLRPLKVVVNAGNGCAGPAFDAIARHLPLQISRLHHQPDGHFPNGVPNPLLPENRAETSQAVRQADADFGIAWDGDFDRCFFFDEDGRFIEGYYLVGLFAATLLEKQPGGKIVLDPRLIWNTLDQVQQAGGVPLINKSGHAFIKERMRAEDALYGGEMSAHHYFRDFSFCDSGMLPWLLLAETLSTTGRSLGELVDERIRAYPCSGEINFSVPDAGQALQTIFDAYRQEDPVIDRTDGISMDFGNWRFNLRASNTEPVIRLNVETRGDQALLEDRVGELTRRIEQL from the coding sequence ATGAAAACCCTCGAACACTCGCCCTTCAAGGCCTACGATCTGCGCGGCCGCGTTCCAGAGTCCCTCAATAGCGAGCGAGCGCAAGCGATCGGTCGTGCCTACGCCCGGATCATCGGCCCGACCGGCCCGGTCGTCATCGGACGGGACATGCGTCTATCGAGCCCGGAACTCGCCCAGGCCCTGACCGAAGGCCTGAACCAGGCCGGCACCGACACGATCGATATCGGGCTCTGCGGCACCGAACTCGTCTACCATGCGGCCTCGCGCCCGGGCATGGGTGGCGGAATCATGATCACTGCCAGCCACAATCCGGCCGATTACAACGGCATGAAGATGGTGCGCGAACAGGCCATTCCGATCAGCGCGGACACGGGCTTGAAGGACATCGAGCATGCGGTGGCCGAGGGCCTTCCCGCCGCCGACGTCGAAGCCGGAACGACCGGCCAGGAAGACGTGCTGGACCAGTACGTGGCCCGCATGCTCGGCCAGATCGAGGCCGACCGACTCAGACCCCTGAAGGTCGTGGTCAATGCCGGCAACGGCTGTGCCGGCCCGGCCTTCGATGCCATCGCCCGGCACCTGCCGCTGCAGATCAGTCGTCTGCACCACCAGCCCGATGGCCATTTTCCGAACGGCGTTCCCAACCCGCTGCTACCGGAGAACCGCGCAGAAACCAGTCAGGCGGTGCGCCAGGCCGATGCCGATTTCGGCATCGCCTGGGACGGTGATTTCGATCGCTGCTTCTTCTTCGACGAGGACGGCCGCTTCATCGAAGGCTACTACCTGGTGGGATTGTTCGCAGCGACCCTGCTCGAAAAGCAGCCGGGCGGCAAGATCGTCCTCGACCCTCGCCTGATCTGGAACACCCTGGATCAGGTGCAGCAGGCCGGCGGCGTTCCCCTGATCAACAAGAGCGGCCATGCCTTCATCAAGGAGCGGATGCGAGCCGAGGACGCGCTCTACGGAGGGGAGATGTCGGCCCATCACTATTTTCGCGACTTCTCCTTCTGTGACAGCGGCATGCTGCCCTGGCTGCTGCTGGCCGAAACGCTCTCGACCACGGGCAGGAGCCTCGGTGAACTGGTCGACGAGCGCATCCGCGCCTACCCGTGCAGCGGCGAGATCAATTTCTCCGTCCCCGATGCCGGTCAGGCACTGCAGACCATCTTCGACGCGTACCGACAAGAGGATCCGGTCATCGATCGAACCGATGGCATCAGCATGGATTTCGGCAACTGGCGCTTCAATCTGCGCGCCTCGAACACCGAGCCGGTCATCCGCCTGAACGTCGAGACCCGGGGCGATCAGGCCCTGCTCGAGGACCGGGTCGGTGAACTGACCCGCCGGATCGAGCAGCTGTAA
- a CDS encoding NAD-dependent epimerase has product MIWTSRQGPVLVTGSAGFIGSHVTHVLLDRGERVVGLDNLNDYYDVELKRARLSRLQERPGYRHLQADLVDREAIEGLFEEHRPGRVVHLAAQAGVRYAATNPHAYTSSNVTGFLHILEGCRHHSVDHLVFASTSSVYGANTTMPFSEHQSTEHPLTLYAATKKANEMMAHSYAHLYGIPCTGLRFFTVYGPWGRPDMALFLFTRAILAGEPIKVFNHGHHKRSFTYIDDIVEGVIRVLDQPARADTGWSSDQPDPARSNAPYRLFNIGNEEPVELLRYIQVLEDCLGRKAEMELLPLQPGDVPDTEADVSELIQAVDYRPRVSVEQGVRRFVDWYREYYRC; this is encoded by the coding sequence ATGATCTGGACTTCGCGCCAAGGTCCTGTGCTGGTGACCGGCAGCGCCGGCTTCATCGGTTCTCATGTCACCCACGTGCTGCTCGATCGCGGTGAACGCGTTGTCGGCCTCGACAACCTCAACGACTATTACGATGTCGAGCTCAAACGGGCCCGCCTGTCCCGACTGCAGGAACGGCCCGGCTATCGGCACCTGCAGGCCGACCTGGTCGATCGCGAGGCGATCGAGGGCCTGTTCGAAGAGCACCGGCCCGGTCGTGTGGTTCACCTGGCCGCGCAAGCCGGCGTTCGCTACGCGGCGACCAATCCACACGCCTACACGAGCAGCAATGTCACCGGCTTCCTGCACATCCTCGAGGGCTGCCGGCACCACTCGGTCGACCACCTGGTCTTCGCCTCGACCAGTTCGGTCTATGGCGCCAACACGACGATGCCCTTTTCGGAGCACCAGTCCACCGAACACCCACTGACCCTGTACGCGGCGACCAAGAAGGCCAACGAGATGATGGCGCACAGCTACGCGCATCTCTATGGCATTCCCTGCACGGGCCTGCGCTTCTTTACCGTCTACGGGCCATGGGGCCGCCCCGACATGGCGCTGTTTCTCTTCACGCGCGCGATCCTGGCCGGCGAGCCGATCAAGGTCTTCAATCACGGCCACCACAAGCGGAGCTTCACCTACATCGACGACATCGTCGAAGGCGTGATCCGAGTGCTCGATCAGCCAGCCCGGGCCGACACCGGATGGTCATCGGATCAACCGGACCCGGCGCGCAGCAACGCGCCCTACCGCCTGTTCAACATCGGCAACGAGGAGCCGGTCGAATTGCTGCGCTACATCCAGGTTCTCGAGGACTGCCTGGGCCGCAAGGCCGAGATGGAATTGTTGCCGCTGCAGCCCGGCGACGTGCCCGACACGGAAGCCGATGTCAGTGAACTGATCCAGGCCGTCGACTATCGCCCTCGGGTCTCGGTCGAACAGGGCGTCCGCCGCTTCGTCGACTGGTACCGCGAGTACTACCGCTGCTAA